Proteins from a single region of Rhodovibrio salinarum DSM 9154:
- the dusA gene encoding tRNA dihydrouridine(20/20a) synthase DusA has translation MTVSAEHSVKPLSARPPLDRRLSVAPMMDCTDRHYRYLVRQISRHTLLYSEMVTTGAVLHGPRERLLGFDGIEHPIALQLGGSDADELARSAEIAQAWGYDEVNLNVGCPSDRVQTGRFGACLLKEPETVRAACAAMRSACDLPVTVKTRIGVDDLDSYAHLLAFVDHVASAGVTSFTLHARKAWLQGLSPKENREVPPLDYARVHRLKADRPQLEIILNGGLQTLARARAEVDAGIDGAMIGRAAYGDPWMLAEADPWLAGTPAPSADRRQVVDAMVAYARRMQAADVQVKRVAQHMLGLASGLPGARHFRRYLSEHTRADDAPPERIAEAWDLVEAARARAEAKRAEAAA, from the coding sequence ATGACCGTGTCCGCCGAGCATAGCGTTAAGCCCTTGTCCGCACGTCCGCCGTTAGACCGCCGGCTGTCGGTGGCGCCGATGATGGACTGCACGGATCGGCACTATCGCTATCTGGTCCGGCAGATCTCCCGGCACACGCTACTGTACAGCGAGATGGTGACCACCGGGGCCGTGCTGCACGGCCCGCGCGAACGGCTGCTGGGGTTCGATGGGATCGAGCATCCGATCGCCCTGCAATTGGGGGGCAGCGACGCCGACGAGCTCGCGCGGTCCGCAGAGATCGCTCAAGCCTGGGGGTATGACGAGGTTAACCTGAACGTCGGCTGCCCGTCCGACCGGGTGCAGACCGGGCGGTTCGGGGCTTGTCTGCTGAAGGAGCCGGAGACGGTGCGCGCCGCATGTGCGGCGATGCGCAGCGCGTGCGACCTGCCGGTCACGGTCAAGACACGGATCGGCGTCGACGACCTCGACAGCTACGCGCATCTGCTCGCGTTCGTCGACCACGTCGCGTCGGCCGGCGTGACCTCGTTCACGCTGCACGCCCGCAAGGCCTGGCTGCAGGGTTTGAGCCCGAAGGAGAACCGCGAGGTGCCGCCGCTCGACTACGCCCGGGTGCATAGGCTGAAGGCCGACCGGCCGCAGCTCGAGATCATTTTGAACGGGGGGCTTCAGACTTTGGCGCGGGCGCGTGCGGAGGTCGACGCCGGCATTGACGGCGCGATGATCGGCCGTGCGGCTTATGGCGATCCCTGGATGCTGGCTGAGGCTGATCCCTGGCTCGCCGGCACCCCGGCACCGAGTGCGGATCGCCGGCAGGTGGTCGACGCCATGGTCGCCTACGCCCGGCGGATGCAGGCGGCGGACGTGCAGGTCAAGCGTGTTGCCCAGCACATGCTGGGCTTGGCCAGCGGCTTACCGGGCGCGCGCCACTTCCGCCGCTATTTAAGCGAGCACACCCGGGCCGACGATGCCCCGCCCGAGCGGATCGCCGAGGCCTGGGACCTTGTCGAGGCTGCGAGGGCCCGCGCCGAGGCCAAGCGCGCGGAAGCCGCCGCTTGA
- the thrC gene encoding threonine synthase — translation MRYQSTRGDAPTLGFDDVLLTGLAPDGGLYLPDHWPQLDRDRLLGFAGRPYAEVAAEVMRPFMAGSAAVEAIDRLCREAYGRFARTGTCPLTQIDEGTWLLELFHGPTLAFKDVAMQLLGDLFDHVLAARGERITIVGATSGDTGSAAIEACRDRDNVDIVILHPKGRTSEVQRRQMTTVDAANVHNVAVEGTFDDCQALVKAMFADEDFRRDVGLAAVNSINFARILAQTVYYVTSAVALGAPDRPVSFAVPTGNFGNVFAGHAARKMGVPIEMLTVASNANDILTRFFETGRMETQGVVATHSPSMDIQVSSNFERLLYELMDGDGHAVAREMQQFKQTGAFALSQGQLGRARAGFDGFRLNDPGTLEEVARQYANTGLLIDPHSAIGLAAARARRPDPHVPTVALATAHPAKFPDAVAQATGQRPSLPDRLADLYDRPEHYTTLPNELARVETHVRAVSRRAGGDTAASRVGC, via the coding sequence TTGCGCTATCAGTCCACCCGCGGCGACGCTCCCACGCTTGGCTTCGACGACGTGCTGCTGACCGGCCTGGCGCCGGACGGCGGGCTCTACCTGCCAGACCATTGGCCACAGCTGGACCGCGACAGGCTGCTTGGCTTTGCCGGCCGCCCCTATGCCGAGGTCGCGGCCGAGGTGATGCGCCCGTTCATGGCCGGCTCCGCGGCGGTGGAGGCGATCGACCGACTGTGCCGCGAAGCCTACGGCCGGTTCGCGCGCACGGGCACCTGTCCGCTGACACAGATCGACGAGGGCACTTGGCTGCTGGAGCTGTTCCACGGCCCGACGCTCGCCTTCAAGGACGTGGCGATGCAGCTCCTGGGCGATCTGTTCGACCATGTGCTGGCCGCACGCGGCGAGCGGATCACCATCGTCGGCGCGACCAGCGGCGACACCGGCTCCGCGGCGATCGAGGCCTGCCGCGACCGCGACAACGTCGACATCGTGATCCTGCACCCCAAAGGCCGGACCAGCGAGGTGCAGCGCCGGCAGATGACCACGGTGGACGCGGCCAACGTCCACAACGTGGCGGTCGAAGGCACGTTCGACGACTGCCAGGCGTTGGTGAAGGCGATGTTCGCCGACGAAGACTTCCGCCGCGACGTCGGGTTGGCGGCCGTCAACTCGATCAACTTCGCCCGCATCCTGGCGCAAACGGTCTACTACGTGACCAGCGCCGTTGCGCTCGGCGCGCCGGACCGCCCGGTGAGTTTCGCCGTGCCGACCGGCAACTTCGGCAACGTCTTCGCCGGGCACGCCGCGCGCAAGATGGGCGTGCCGATCGAGATGCTGACCGTCGCCTCCAACGCCAACGACATCCTGACCCGCTTTTTCGAGACGGGGCGCATGGAGACGCAGGGCGTGGTCGCCACCCATTCGCCGTCGATGGACATCCAGGTATCCAGCAACTTCGAGCGGCTGCTGTACGAGCTGATGGACGGCGACGGCCATGCGGTCGCGCGGGAGATGCAGCAGTTCAAGCAGACCGGCGCCTTCGCGCTGTCGCAGGGCCAACTGGGCCGGGCGCGTGCCGGCTTCGACGGATTCCGCCTGAACGATCCCGGCACGCTGGAGGAGGTGGCGCGGCAGTACGCCAACACGGGCCTGCTGATCGATCCGCACAGCGCGATCGGCCTGGCTGCCGCACGGGCACGCCGGCCGGACCCGCACGTCCCCACCGTGGCCCTGGCGACCGCGCACCCGGCGAAGTTCCCGGACGCCGTGGCACAGGCGACCGGCCAGCGCCCGTCCTTGCCAGACCGGCTGGCCGACCTGTACGACCGGCCGGAACACTATACCACCCTGCCGAACGAGCTGGCGCGCGTTGAAACGCATGTGCGCGCGGTCAGCCGCCGGGCGGGCGGCGACACGGCAGCTTCCCGCGTCGGCTGTTAG
- a CDS encoding M16 family metallopeptidase — MTDDSVRITRLDNGLTIATDHIPHVETVALGAFVGVGTRHERAAENGVAHLLEHMAFKGTATRSARDIAEEIEAVGGLLNAYTGRESTAFYAKVLKEHAPLALDIISDILLNPAFDEQELKRERQVILQEIGQAHDTPDDIIFDHFQETAFPDQGVGRPVLGRPEIIAELGPEDLRSYMQRHYGAGNMVISAAGKIDHDAFVELAAKAFDGLGQVAAGSAEPASYVGGDYREARELEQVHVILGLPGVGYRDPDYYASAVLATLLGGGMSSRLFQKLREERGLVYTVFSFHNAASDSGLFGVYAGTGADEVAELMPVVCEEIADVAHTIGAEELDRARAQLKASILMSRESTSGRCEQLANNLLVYGRPLATQEIVNAIEAVDAPQVQRLAARLAASRPTLTSLGPVAQVEPFETVAKRFAA; from the coding sequence ATGACCGACGACAGCGTGCGCATCACGCGCCTCGACAACGGGCTAACGATTGCCACCGACCACATCCCGCACGTCGAGACGGTGGCGCTCGGCGCCTTCGTCGGTGTGGGCACCCGCCACGAACGGGCTGCGGAGAATGGCGTTGCCCACCTGCTTGAACACATGGCCTTCAAGGGCACCGCAACACGCAGCGCGCGCGACATCGCCGAGGAGATCGAAGCGGTCGGCGGCCTGCTGAACGCCTATACCGGCCGGGAAAGCACCGCGTTCTATGCCAAGGTGCTGAAGGAGCACGCGCCGCTCGCGCTCGACATCATCTCCGACATCCTGCTCAACCCCGCGTTCGACGAACAGGAACTGAAGCGCGAACGGCAGGTGATCCTGCAGGAGATCGGGCAGGCGCATGACACGCCCGACGACATCATCTTCGATCACTTCCAGGAGACCGCCTTCCCCGACCAAGGGGTCGGCCGCCCGGTGCTGGGTCGGCCGGAGATCATCGCCGAGCTCGGCCCCGAAGACCTGCGCAGCTACATGCAGCGGCACTACGGTGCGGGGAACATGGTGATCTCGGCGGCCGGCAAGATCGATCATGACGCCTTCGTCGAGCTGGCCGCCAAGGCGTTCGACGGTCTTGGCCAGGTCGCGGCCGGATCGGCGGAGCCTGCATCCTACGTCGGCGGCGACTACCGCGAAGCGCGGGAGTTGGAGCAGGTCCACGTGATCCTGGGCTTGCCCGGCGTCGGCTACCGCGACCCGGACTACTACGCCAGCGCGGTGTTGGCGACGCTATTGGGCGGTGGCATGTCCTCGCGCCTGTTCCAGAAGCTGCGCGAGGAGCGCGGCCTGGTCTACACGGTGTTCTCCTTCCACAACGCCGCCAGCGACAGCGGGCTGTTCGGTGTCTATGCCGGCACCGGTGCGGACGAGGTCGCCGAGCTGATGCCGGTGGTCTGCGAAGAGATTGCCGACGTCGCGCACACCATCGGCGCCGAGGAACTGGACCGCGCGCGGGCGCAGCTGAAGGCCTCCATCCTGATGAGTCGGGAGAGCACCAGCGGGCGCTGCGAGCAACTGGCCAATAACCTGCTGGTGTATGGCCGCCCACTGGCGACACAAGAAATCGTCAACGCCATCGAAGCGGTCGACGCACCGCAGGTCCAGCGGCTGGCCGCGCGGCTAGCGGCGAGCCGACCGACCCTGACCAGCCTGGGCCCGGTGGCGCAGGTCGAACCGTTCGAAACCGTGGCCAAGCGGTTCGCGGCCTGA
- a CDS encoding GNAT family N-acetyltransferase, with the protein MLSLLKPGTPEEPLLRYGRIYLRPARHSDWRAWAALRRDSRDFLEPWEPTWPYDALSRAAFRRRLQQYRTEMRNETGYAFLIFRKQDDHLLGGVSMSNIRRGVAQSASLGYWIGQPFARHGYMAEALQAVLSFSFETLGLHRVEAACLPANNASRGLLAKAGFTEEGYAREYLRINGIWQDHVLFAILRHDTR; encoded by the coding sequence ATGCTGTCCCTGTTGAAACCGGGTACGCCCGAGGAACCGTTGCTGCGCTACGGCCGCATCTACCTGCGGCCCGCCCGGCACAGCGACTGGCGCGCCTGGGCCGCGCTGCGCCGGGACAGCCGCGACTTCCTGGAACCGTGGGAGCCGACCTGGCCGTACGACGCCCTATCGCGTGCTGCCTTTCGCCGGCGCCTGCAGCAGTACCGCACGGAGATGCGCAACGAAACCGGCTATGCCTTCCTGATCTTCCGCAAGCAGGACGATCACCTGCTCGGCGGGGTGTCGATGTCGAACATCCGCCGCGGCGTGGCGCAATCGGCCAGCCTGGGATACTGGATCGGCCAACCCTTTGCCCGTCACGGTTACATGGCAGAGGCGCTGCAAGCCGTGCTCTCGTTCAGCTTCGAGACGTTGGGCCTACACCGCGTCGAAGCGGCCTGTCTTCCCGCCAACAACGCTTCGCGCGGGCTACTCGCCAAGGCCGGCTTCACGGAAGAGGGTTATGCCCGCGAATATTTGCGTATCAATGGCATCTGGCAAGATCACGTACTGTTCGCCATCTTGCGTCACGATACACGTTGA
- a CDS encoding YqgE/AlgH family protein, whose protein sequence is MTDSKTSANNVESSENSLAGHLLVAMPNMSDPRFERAVIYVCAHGEDGAMGLMINKLVDQITFPEMLEQLGIDNADVSDQIRVHFGGPVETGRGFVLHSTDYRQDSSMEVDSQIALTATVDILRDMAGGQGPRRSLLALGYAGWGPGQLDQEIQANGWLHVDPDEQLIFDTDLEDKWQRAIGKLGFDPFSLTGHFGHA, encoded by the coding sequence ATGACGGATAGCAAGACCAGCGCGAACAACGTCGAAAGCAGCGAGAACAGCCTGGCGGGTCATCTGCTGGTGGCCATGCCGAACATGAGCGATCCGCGTTTCGAACGTGCGGTGATCTACGTTTGCGCCCACGGCGAAGACGGAGCCATGGGACTGATGATCAACAAGTTGGTCGACCAGATCACCTTTCCGGAGATGCTGGAACAACTCGGTATCGACAATGCCGACGTCTCGGACCAGATCCGCGTTCACTTTGGGGGGCCGGTCGAAACCGGCCGGGGATTCGTTCTGCACTCCACCGACTATCGCCAGGACAGCTCGATGGAGGTGGATTCCCAGATCGCGCTGACGGCGACCGTCGATATCCTGCGCGACATGGCTGGCGGGCAGGGGCCGCGGCGCAGCCTGCTGGCGCTCGGCTATGCCGGCTGGGGTCCCGGTCAGCTCGACCAGGAGATTCAGGCGAACGGCTGGCTGCACGTTGATCCGGACGAACAGCTGATCTTCGACACCGACCTGGAAGACAAGTGGCAGCGGGCGATCGGCAAGCTTGGCTTCGACCCGTTCAGCCTCACCGGCCATTTCGGCCACGCCTAG
- a CDS encoding protein-disulfide reductase DsbD family protein: MLALLAVAAAWLACAAPVAAASSDWANNEQGRVRLISASQGTGGQSDLRLGLQFNMAKGWKIYWRSPGEAGYPPQVDWSGSENLADAEIRWPVPHRFQLFGLQTFGYGGEVVLPVDAVAKDPAKPVRVHAKLDYLTCAEICVPRKATLAMTLPADTGGPSQQAHLIDRFRSQVPGEGAAAGLALTAVDLVADSKQPVLELTASAQPPFEAPDAVVEGLPETKFAKPEVTLTADGRDAVLRLTGQRGKLAEGTLAGKTVTITLFDGNRGLERELTLGEEIGAGAPGAPAASNGGGLSWSGPGVSPTDFVGILGLAVLGGLVLNLMPCVLPVLSLKLLSVVGQGGRERRHVRQSFLASAAGIVACFLLLAAGAAALKAAGMAVGWGVQFQQPLFLVALTLILTLFACNLFGLFEVRLPGRLNDALARAGSGAGDPSHREGLAGHFATGMFATLLATPCSAPFLGTAIGFALSRGLLEILAIFLALGIGLALPYLAVAAVPSLAASLPRPGQWMVTVRRILGVALAGTAVWLLTVLAAQDGQVTALVVTGLMIALGGLIALRLKLAGTLRKAVPAGAAMLALAAFAAPVALPGSTDAGNRDKAGAAQQDSADWRPLDVAAIDRMVDDGKVVFVDVTADWCITCQVNKKLVIDSDRVQQRLNQPQVVRMRGDWTEPSDRIANYLASFGRYGIPFNAVYGPGAPDGLVLPELLSKSAVMDAIAQAKDQQTAAR; encoded by the coding sequence GTGTTGGCGCTACTGGCAGTCGCCGCCGCGTGGCTGGCCTGCGCGGCACCAGTCGCAGCCGCCAGCAGCGATTGGGCCAACAACGAACAAGGCCGCGTGCGCCTGATCTCGGCCAGCCAGGGAACCGGTGGCCAGAGCGACCTCCGGCTCGGCCTGCAGTTCAACATGGCCAAGGGGTGGAAGATCTACTGGCGCTCTCCGGGGGAAGCCGGCTACCCGCCGCAGGTCGACTGGAGCGGTTCGGAGAATCTCGCCGATGCCGAAATCCGCTGGCCGGTGCCGCACCGCTTTCAACTGTTCGGGCTGCAGACCTTCGGCTACGGCGGGGAGGTCGTGCTGCCGGTCGACGCGGTCGCCAAGGACCCTGCCAAGCCGGTGCGGGTGCACGCCAAGCTCGACTACCTGACCTGCGCGGAAATCTGCGTCCCGCGTAAGGCAACGCTGGCGATGACGCTGCCCGCAGACACCGGCGGTCCCAGCCAGCAAGCGCACCTGATCGACCGATTCCGATCCCAGGTGCCGGGAGAAGGGGCGGCCGCCGGCCTCGCGCTCACCGCTGTCGACCTGGTGGCCGACAGCAAGCAACCCGTGCTCGAGCTGACGGCCAGCGCCCAACCGCCGTTCGAAGCGCCGGACGCGGTCGTCGAGGGACTGCCGGAGACCAAGTTCGCCAAGCCGGAGGTGACGTTGACCGCAGACGGCCGGGACGCCGTGCTGCGGCTGACCGGGCAACGCGGCAAGCTGGCCGAAGGCACGCTTGCCGGCAAAACGGTGACGATCACGCTGTTCGACGGCAATCGCGGGCTGGAGCGTGAGCTCACGCTGGGCGAGGAGATCGGCGCCGGTGCGCCCGGAGCGCCGGCCGCCTCGAACGGCGGCGGGCTCAGTTGGAGCGGCCCGGGGGTCAGCCCCACCGACTTCGTCGGCATCCTGGGGCTCGCGGTGCTGGGCGGGCTGGTTCTGAACCTGATGCCGTGCGTGCTGCCCGTGCTGTCGCTGAAGCTACTCAGCGTCGTCGGCCAGGGCGGCCGGGAGCGCCGGCACGTGCGCCAGTCCTTCCTCGCCTCCGCGGCAGGGATCGTCGCGTGCTTCCTGCTGCTGGCCGCGGGCGCGGCAGCGCTCAAGGCCGCCGGCATGGCGGTGGGCTGGGGCGTGCAGTTCCAGCAACCGCTGTTCCTGGTGGCGCTGACGCTGATCCTGACGCTGTTCGCCTGCAACCTGTTCGGCCTGTTCGAGGTACGCCTGCCCGGCCGCCTCAACGACGCGCTGGCGCGCGCCGGCAGCGGTGCGGGCGATCCCAGCCACCGCGAAGGACTGGCCGGCCATTTCGCCACCGGCATGTTCGCGACCCTGCTGGCGACCCCTTGTTCCGCTCCGTTCCTGGGCACGGCGATCGGCTTCGCGCTGTCGCGTGGGTTGCTGGAAATCCTGGCGATCTTCCTGGCACTCGGAATCGGGTTAGCACTGCCCTACCTGGCGGTCGCCGCCGTCCCGTCGCTGGCGGCGAGCCTGCCGCGCCCCGGGCAGTGGATGGTCACGGTACGTCGTATCCTAGGCGTCGCGCTGGCGGGCACGGCCGTCTGGCTGCTGACCGTGCTGGCCGCGCAGGACGGACAGGTCACCGCACTGGTCGTCACTGGATTGATGATCGCCCTGGGCGGGCTGATCGCGCTGCGCCTGAAACTGGCCGGGACGCTGCGCAAGGCGGTCCCGGCCGGGGCGGCGATGCTGGCCCTGGCGGCTTTCGCCGCGCCCGTCGCCCTGCCTGGGTCCACGGATGCCGGCAACCGCGATAAGGCCGGCGCCGCGCAACAGGACAGTGCCGACTGGCGCCCGCTGGACGTGGCGGCGATCGATCGAATGGTCGATGACGGCAAGGTGGTGTTCGTCGATGTGACCGCCGACTGGTGTATCACCTGCCAGGTCAACAAGAAGCTGGTGATCGATAGCGATCGGGTGCAGCAACGCCTGAATCAGCCACAGGTCGTGCGCATGCGTGGCGACTGGACCGAGCCGTCCGACCGGATCGCCAACTATCTCGCCAGTTTCGGGCGGTACGGCATCCCATTCAATGCGGTCTATGGTCCGGGGGCACCGGACGGCCTCGTGCTGCCCGAATTGCTCAGCAAATCCGCGGTGATGGATGCGATCGCCCAGGCGAAGGACCAACAGACTGCCGCGCGCTGA
- a CDS encoding peroxiredoxin produces the protein MIKVGDELPDATLRKLGQDGIDEVTAKDFFKGRKVALIGVPGAYTPTCSNEHLPGFVEKAKQFHDKGVDEVACMSVNDPFVLKAWGEHSNVGDSVTLLSDGNAELTQKMGLEFDGSGAGLGTRCKRFAMLVDNGVVKALNVEDSPGSVEVTNADKLLAEL, from the coding sequence ATGATCAAAGTGGGTGACGAGCTTCCAGACGCGACCCTGCGTAAGCTGGGCCAGGACGGCATCGACGAGGTCACCGCGAAAGACTTCTTCAAGGGACGCAAGGTGGCGCTGATCGGCGTGCCCGGCGCCTACACCCCAACCTGCTCGAACGAGCACCTGCCGGGCTTTGTCGAGAAGGCCAAGCAATTCCACGACAAGGGCGTGGATGAGGTCGCCTGCATGTCGGTGAACGACCCCTTCGTCCTCAAGGCCTGGGGCGAGCATAGCAACGTCGGTGACAGCGTGACCCTGCTGTCGGACGGCAATGCGGAACTGACGCAGAAAATGGGCCTGGAATTCGACGGCAGTGGCGCCGGCCTCGGCACCCGGTGCAAGCGCTTCGCGATGCTGGTCGACAACGGCGTGGTCAAGGCTCTGAACGTCGAGGACAGCCCAGGCTCCGTCGAGGTCACCAACGCCGACAAACTGCTCGCGGAGCTGTAG
- a CDS encoding DUF2336 domain-containing protein, translated as MADKPVSPQEARRLLARHLENLREAPGAAARAQTARDVASGLNSGHLSESESQLALNILEMLIYDTATAVRAAVASELAHSPALPETWARELACDVSEVAVPVLRYAQTLSDNDLIAIIEYAEAEKLQVISQRDQVSQRVSGALIEQGDQATVTHLLNNDGAEIAKRSLGWALSRFRNSEDVHRGLLNRQLPPRVLVALVNCASEDLRRELLQRQDLSAAVRDNVMALGEEAALHVVLAGKESDDPAETVNTLVQSGKLTDRLLLRVLLEGQFTLFVHGLAARAGDAYEDAARKIEAGDAFARSGLYREAGIAERLFNAFNAACSAAQPYLKSGRALDDAFRAKAINNIRASYPAITGDSLAAVLSGLSKTTASAW; from the coding sequence GTGGCCGACAAGCCAGTCTCACCGCAGGAAGCGCGCAGGCTGCTTGCGCGGCATCTTGAAAATCTGCGAGAGGCCCCCGGGGCCGCCGCCCGAGCGCAGACAGCGCGCGATGTGGCCAGTGGGCTGAATTCGGGCCACCTGTCGGAGTCCGAAAGCCAGCTCGCGCTGAACATCCTGGAAATGCTGATCTACGACACGGCGACCGCGGTACGCGCGGCGGTTGCCTCCGAACTCGCGCACTCCCCCGCCCTTCCGGAGACCTGGGCGCGGGAACTGGCCTGCGACGTTTCCGAAGTCGCCGTGCCGGTGCTGCGGTACGCCCAGACCCTGTCGGACAACGACCTCATCGCGATCATCGAGTATGCCGAGGCTGAGAAGCTCCAGGTGATCAGCCAGCGCGACCAGGTCAGCCAGCGGGTCAGCGGAGCGCTGATCGAACAGGGCGACCAGGCCACGGTAACGCACCTACTGAACAACGACGGGGCCGAGATCGCCAAACGCTCGCTGGGCTGGGCGCTGTCGCGCTTCCGAAACAGCGAGGACGTGCATCGCGGACTGCTGAACCGGCAACTGCCGCCCCGGGTCCTGGTGGCGCTCGTCAACTGTGCCAGCGAGGATCTGCGGCGCGAGTTGCTGCAACGTCAGGACCTCTCGGCGGCGGTGCGCGACAATGTCATGGCGCTGGGCGAGGAAGCCGCGCTGCACGTCGTGCTCGCTGGCAAGGAAAGCGACGACCCCGCGGAGACCGTGAACACGCTGGTGCAAAGCGGCAAGCTGACCGACCGGCTGTTGCTGCGGGTGCTGCTGGAAGGCCAATTTACGCTGTTTGTGCACGGCCTGGCGGCGCGGGCCGGCGATGCTTACGAAGACGCGGCCCGCAAAATAGAAGCCGGCGATGCCTTTGCCCGCAGCGGCCTCTACCGCGAGGCCGGGATCGCCGAGCGTCTGTTCAATGCCTTTAACGCGGCCTGTTCGGCAGCCCAGCCTTATCTGAAAAGTGGCCGTGCGCTCGACGATGCCTTCCGGGCGAAGGCAATCAACAACATCCGCGCGAGCTATCCGGCCATCACTGGGGATTCCCTCGCAGCGGTCTTGAGCGGCCTGTCCAAGACCACCGCCAGCGCCTGGTAA
- a CDS encoding DUF1192 family protein has product MRDDEEPSVRLDQPRPLNDLSVEELDAYAGKLERELDQVREVAQRKRAYMQGAESLFKSD; this is encoded by the coding sequence ATGCGTGATGACGAGGAGCCGAGCGTCCGGCTGGATCAACCGCGACCGCTCAATGATTTGTCGGTCGAGGAACTGGATGCCTACGCCGGCAAGCTGGAACGGGAACTGGACCAAGTCCGCGAGGTCGCCCAGCGCAAGCGCGCCTACATGCAGGGGGCGGAGAGCCTGTTCAAGAGCGACTAG
- a CDS encoding NAD(P)H-quinone oxidoreductase codes for MADLPQTMTAIEIPQSGGPEVLTPTERPVPTPGHDDVLIRVEAAGVNRPDVMQRQGGYPPPEGASDIPGLEIAGEIAALGANAGDWQIGDKVTALVTGGGYAQYCTAPAAQCLPWPAGFDAVHAAAIPETYFTVYSNVFDRGQLKAGESFLVHGGSSGIGTTAIQLAHAFGARVFTTAGTPKKCRACTELGADRAINYREEDFVEVVKSQTQGGVNLILDMVAGDYIPRDIKALAPEGRLVFIAFLGGPKAEVNFAPVMLKRLTITGSTLRAREVAFKADVARKLHRHVWPLLEQGRTKVLVHQTFPLEKAGDAHALMESSTHIGKIVLTM; via the coding sequence ATGGCCGACCTGCCGCAGACAATGACCGCGATCGAGATTCCGCAGTCCGGCGGTCCTGAGGTGCTAACCCCGACCGAACGCCCGGTGCCCACACCCGGCCACGACGACGTGCTGATCCGCGTCGAGGCCGCGGGCGTCAACCGGCCCGATGTGATGCAGCGCCAGGGCGGCTACCCGCCGCCGGAGGGCGCCAGCGACATCCCTGGTCTGGAGATCGCGGGCGAAATCGCCGCGCTCGGCGCGAACGCGGGCGACTGGCAGATCGGCGACAAGGTGACGGCGCTCGTCACCGGCGGAGGCTACGCGCAGTACTGCACCGCGCCAGCCGCGCAATGCCTGCCCTGGCCGGCCGGCTTCGACGCCGTGCATGCCGCCGCGATCCCCGAGACATACTTCACCGTCTACTCCAACGTGTTCGACCGCGGCCAGCTGAAGGCCGGGGAATCGTTCCTGGTTCATGGCGGCTCAAGCGGGATCGGCACGACAGCGATCCAGTTGGCGCACGCGTTCGGGGCGCGCGTCTTCACGACCGCCGGCACGCCGAAGAAGTGCCGTGCCTGCACGGAGCTGGGGGCCGACCGGGCAATCAACTACCGCGAGGAAGACTTCGTCGAGGTCGTGAAGAGCCAGACGCAAGGCGGCGTCAACCTGATCCTGGACATGGTCGCCGGCGATTATATCCCGCGCGACATCAAGGCGCTGGCGCCGGAAGGCCGGCTTGTCTTCATCGCCTTCCTGGGCGGGCCGAAGGCGGAGGTCAACTTCGCCCCGGTCATGCTGAAACGCCTGACCATCACCGGTTCAACGCTGCGCGCACGGGAAGTCGCCTTCAAGGCCGACGTGGCGCGGAAACTGCACCGCCACGTCTGGCCCCTGCTGGAGCAGGGTCGCACCAAGGTGCTCGTCCATCAGACCTTTCCGCTCGAAAAGGCGGGGGACGCCCATGCCCTGATGGAAAGCTCGACCCATATCGGCAAGATCGTACTCACAATGTGA
- a CDS encoding DUF1013 domain-containing protein, translating to MAQPLMPKATAVWLVENTALTFDQIAQFCGLHPLEVQGIADGEVATGIKGMDPIANAEVTREEIERCQKNPSAKLQPAKSDLPKPVSRTKGPKYTPIAKRQDKPDGIAWILRNHPEVKDAQICRLIGTTKNTIQAIRDRTHWNSPNIRQRDPVLLGLCTQSELNETIETARRQQARKPGEKQDATAETGAETAAQPNDDIPGGGGEDY from the coding sequence ATGGCTCAGCCGTTGATGCCCAAAGCCACCGCCGTGTGGTTGGTGGAAAACACCGCGCTTACCTTCGACCAGATCGCCCAGTTCTGCGGCCTGCACCCGCTGGAGGTGCAAGGCATCGCCGACGGCGAGGTCGCCACCGGCATCAAGGGCATGGACCCGATCGCCAACGCCGAGGTGACGCGCGAGGAGATCGAGCGCTGCCAGAAGAACCCCAGCGCCAAGCTGCAGCCCGCGAAAAGCGACTTGCCGAAACCGGTCTCGCGCACCAAGGGGCCGAAATACACCCCAATCGCCAAGCGCCAGGACAAGCCGGACGGCATCGCCTGGATCCTGCGCAACCATCCTGAGGTGAAGGACGCGCAGATCTGCCGGCTGATCGGCACGACCAAGAACACCATCCAGGCGATCCGCGACCGTACGCACTGGAACTCCCCCAACATCCGCCAGCGCGATCCCGTCCTGCTGGGTCTGTGCACGCAGTCCGAACTGAACGAAACGATCGAAACCGCGCGCCGCCAACAAGCCCGCAAGCCGGGCGAGAAACAGGACGCCACGGCCGAGACCGGCGCCGAGACGGCCGCGCAACCGAACGACGACATCCCGGGAGGCGGCGGCGAGGACTACTGA